Within Eschrichtius robustus isolate mEscRob2 unplaced genomic scaffold, mEscRob2.pri scaffold_281, whole genome shotgun sequence, the genomic segment TCGGGAGGATGGGGGTCAGGCTGGTGGGTCCTAGGTTCTGGGGGAAGGGGCCCGATGGGCCATCTCTCTAGGGGCTAAGCAGTGCTCTGCCCCAGCCGGGCGACCCTTGCCTTGTACAGGTCGTCGCTGAAGCTGCCCAGCTTGCTGCGGCCCTTGATGGAGAAGGCGGGCTGGGAGGCCTTGCCGACAGTGTGAGGCCCCATCACCACGGGCAGCATGTAGGCAGCGGGGCCTGTGGGGGGCACACGCACCGAGTCTCAGGCTGGACGGAATCCTGTGCCCAGAGTCTCCACCCCCATCAGGCCAGCCCCCCTCACCCGCCCTGCCCGGGATCCTCGACCCGGTCAGCCACGGGCCATCGGGGCTGCGGCGGACCTGGGGTGCTGTCCACTCGGAAGGTCTTGGTTCGGGCAGAAATGGAGTGGCTGGGCGCCAAGTCGAACACATGCTTGGTAGATTTCTCTGGAAAGTAGTcgcctggggttggggggaggaatGGTGTGGGTGCTGGGAGCAGACCATCCAACAGATCCAAACAGATGCCCGGCCCTGCTCAGGCAGTTCTAGGAAGACCCCCGACGTTGCAGGCGTGGGGCCTCTGGGCCCCAGTGAGTGGCGACCGGGATTGCGCAGGGGTGTCCACGATGGAAATGCTGGCTGCAGGtgtggggggaggcaggggctgCTTTGAGAAGGAGGGCAAGTCTGACTTGGGCCTGGTGCGGTGACTTCGGCCAAGGAAGGCCCAGGTCAGAGTAGGGCACTAGGGTCTCAGAGGCTGCACTGGAGTCACAGCTCCACCTCCAGGCCTGATGGTACCCCTTCATGAGGAGAAAGGTGGGTCAGGAGGGTGAGGACGGCTGTACCCCTCACACCCTGGCCCCGCCAGGCCTGCAGTGGCCACCAGCAGGGTTGGGCGGGGCTGCGGCAGGGCCAGAGTCCCTCACCAGGGCCGGGGGTCAGCGTGGTCTTAGTGCAGTAGCGCCCCAGGATGGAGTAGGCGGGGCCGAGGTCCTTGCCAGTCCTCAGTATCTTGGGGTTCACGCTGTAGCGGGGCCCCGGGGAGCAGTTCTCTGCCAGGAGCATGGGGGCCCCATGGAAGCTGTAGGCCGGTGCACGCAGCTTGTTGGGCGTGTGCTTCACAAAGCCTGTGGGGCAGGGGCTCTGAGCAGCTTGGAGCCAGACCCTGCCCTTCTCCCCCCGACCCCCCATTGACCCCAGAGGGGTTGATGGGCTGGGAGTCAGGGATGAGCCCTGGCCGTCCCcgggcccaccccagacctggcTCCTGCCCCCGCACTGCCCCCTCCCAGGCTCCCAAGCGCTTACCTGTGGTGGGTGGAATCAGGTACTTGGGTCCAGGGCTGCTGTAGAGGGCCATGATGGGTCCCCGGGGGCGATGGGGCCTCCAGGTGCCCACCCATACCTCCTGCGCCATGACTGGCTCTGTCCATGGATGGGAGGGTGACCAGGTGCCAGGAGGCCTGggccctccacccccagcactGCCTTTGCCCCCACTGAGGGGCAGAACTGCAGGCCGCAGCCTCCTCAGTGGGGTCTCGAGCTGAGGCCCAGACTTAAGAGCAGCGGGAGATTCTGCCGCACCAACCCGCCGAGCGGAGGAGCATCAGAGCCTGTGGGCAAGCCCGTGAGAGCGTCTCCTTCAGCGCTCATGGACCACCCGCAGCGGCTCTAAGGGGGTCTGCGCAGGTTCTTCCTGCTCAGAGGACCCTGGGCATGACTGGGCGAGGAGCAGCGGGCAAAGGTGGGCAGCTTCTTGGATGAGACTGTgccgtggggtggggaggggtccgCTCTGGAGGGGCCCTCACCTCCTTAGTCCAGGAGCACTGCTCAGAGCAACTTACGGACCGAGCCTTCTCAGAGGCGATCCCGGCGCACCGGCCACGGTGCCAGGGAGTTCCAGAAAAGGAGCATGGAGAGGAaggcctctccctctctctcctctccccctggGGGCTTCGAGAATTGGGGAAGGGTCCCGGCCCCTGAGCTCTAGAATGTGGCTCTGTGGGGCGGTGGGTTCTAGATCACTGTCTGTGTGATGGAGACAATGACCTAAGCCCGTGGGACCCACCCTCCCCACCGTGCCTGGCTCGGGATCTGGGACTTTGCTCCTCGTTGCAGGGTGCAGGCCAGAGGTGCAGAGGGCAGGAAGGGGACAACCAGGTCCTGGGCTAGGACAGTGAGGCCATGGGGCCCAGAGCCAGAGTGGCCAAGGAGTAAGGTCCTTAGGGGCAGGGCTGAACCTCCTCAGTCCTGCCCCCGGGGAAGGACTGAGCTGgcgaaactgaggcacaagaaggTTCTGGCTGTTGGGGATCACGGGATCCAGGGAGCAGTAGGGTCTGCCCTGGTTTGGGGTGGGGGCAGCAGTTGGCATCGGAAGCTGCTGCTCTCCTGAGGGACCTTTCCCTGACCCTGCTCTCCCTCCTGCGCCatgctggctgtgcccacccGTGGGACCCTGAGTGTCCTCATTAGCATGTTCTTCTTGGGGCTCCGGCTGGGGCTCCGTCTCTTTCCTTGGGTGACTTCTCAATCCCCTGGACCCGTGTCATGTGTATATTGTGCACATTTATTGTCTCAAAATGATAACCTTCAGATGCAGAGCACCCGCACCCAGCCtcttcccccagccctggccactTCCTCTCTCTGGGGGCTCTTTGCCCCTCCCCGCTCTGAGCCCCTGCCCCCAACCTCTGCCTCCGCAGGCCTTCTTGTGTCCTGATGCCTCCCTGCATCCACATGTCTTGCCTACCTGTCTGTCTTGCTTTGTCCACCTGCCTACAAGGGCGTCTGCCTGGATTTCCGTTGGTGGGTCTGCCCTCTATGTGGGGTTACTTATACATGTGTGCTCCGCTCACATGACCCTATGTGTGCACCTGTAGTTGTGTGCCTGAGGGTGGGGAGAGACAGGAGCCAGAGCCTGAGCTGCAGGGGGCTTTATTGACTGGATGGCTTGAGGATAGATTCATGCATAGGGAAGTGGTAGGGGTGTCGTCGTCATGGTTGCTTGTGCGGCTGGTCCTACGGCTGCTTGGAGCCACATCTGGGGTCCACTAGGCATCGTCCTGACTGCCCAGGGCTTGCCCCTGGAAGGCAGACACGTGTGGGCCAAGAGGCCTGGGGTTCCCGTGCCCGGTGATCAGTAACTAGAGAGCCACAGCTCCATCAGGCAAGCAGGCCCAGGCCAGCCTCTGGGGGGATGGTGGGCTCTGGCACATTGCCGCCAGGCCcctcccagcagctggggaagcggggtgtgcgcatgtgtgtttgcatttgtgtgtgtgtcaggtgTGAGCGTGTGCGGATGCATGTATGTGCATGTAGGGGGCGGCTGAGGGCTGCTCTGCAGGCAGTGAGGTCTGGGATGCCCACGCCTGCTGGCTGAGGCAGGTCAGGGTGTCTGTGGGGTGCTGGGGTACGGGGTTGCTGCACTGGGTGGGTGATGAGGGGCTATGGCATTTGGTGGAGGGCCTGAGGGGTAGGACTGTGGGTGCTGCTAGGGCTGCAGGCCTTTAGGGAATGGGGTGCCCCCCTGGCCACGGTACCAGCAGCTTGACCAGCTCCGCCTTGTGCATGGGCTGCAGGCCATCTATGCAGGACTTGAGCTCGGTCACCGCTGCCTTGGCATCTGCACTGACGTCGTACTTGCCCAGGGGCCCCTCATAGAGCTCCTCTGCGGACCCCACCAGCAGCGTTTGCAGGAAGTCGATGAAAGACTCGTTGTGGTCCTCCCCCATGGCCAGCCCTGCGTTGGGGTGAGATGAGGCCAGGCCAGGGCTCCACCCGCAGACCTCCCACCTCTAACCGCAGCCGCCTCAAGACTTTCCCCATCAATGTCCACCTCACCTGCCCCAGATCTTCCTCCAAAACACCCCCCCAGCTCCACCTGCCCGCAGACCCCTCCCGTCACCCTAGCGTCAGCTGCCTCTTTCCGCCCTGGGTTCCCTAGCGTCACTGAGGAAGGAAAGCCAAGCCTCTGACTCAGTGGGAATTTCCCCTCCGTGTGAGGTTGGCTGACCTGGAGCTTGGATCGGGGTCAGGGtcagcctgggctgggctgggttgGTGACATTGCGATTGGTGGTGACACAGGGGCTCGGAGAGAGGTTGAACTGGGCTGGGGTTGGGGTAGGGTTTCCTGGGGACTGGGGTCGCCGAGGGCACCAGGGTCATTGCCCACGTCTGTGTTCTGTGATGGAGGTGGGTTGGGGTGCCCGGGAAGGTGGGCGCCAATCACTGCTGGGCCCAGTGCCTGGATTTCTAGCTTCCCATGTTCCCGCCCGTTCCCCCCCCCGACACCAGCCCCCCGAATGTGCTGGGAGCACCTGTCAGCGCACAGACTCAGCACAGGTGCAGAGCAGGGTGAGTGCCAGTAGCAGGAGGGCGCTGCTGCCCTTCGCGGCGGAAGCGGAGGTTCCTCAGGAGCTGCCGTGGCCTGCTTTATGCCTCCCAGGCACCTGTCCTGGGGGCGGGTCCGACCTGCGCATCAGGACCCGGCCAGTGAGAGCGCCGGTGGGGCAGCCGAGGGTgtgtcctctccccctgccctgcaGTGGGTGCCAAGCAGCAAGGGGCCTGGGGTGCTGTGCGAGGGGTGCTTGGCAGACGTTTGGGGCGAGTGGACAGAGGCAAGGGGGCGACGTGAGCCTGGTCAGCAAGGAAGGGTGGTGTGCCTGGGGATGCTGAGGGCCTCTGGCCTCGCTTGGCTGTGGCTGAGAGGGCCCGGCTCTTGGGCGAGGCCCAGGCCTTTCTTTTGGGCTAGGAATCCCCCCTCCACTCAGCGTGCTTTGTGGGCCAGCGCTGGGCTCTGATCCCCGAGACAGCCTGGAGGTCtcccctggggcaggggtgggggacttCCTGGCGTCTGCAGATCTGGGCGGTAGGAGGTGGGCCCAGGGCCACGGAAGGCCCGAAGTGGGCAGCAGCCTCCAGGGGATGGAGGGTGGGCCCGAGAGTGACTGAGGGGCGAGGAGCTGGGCCGTCTCTGGGACCTGGTGGGATTACCCGGTCACTTGCAGGAAGTGAGGAGGGGCTGCGGTCTGACTCAGCTTCCTTCTGTGGTCATCCAGCCTGGGGAAGTCTAGGATCTGGGGGAGGCAGTCCAGTGCTATGATGGAGGAAGGGGGCTGCAGCACCTGGGCCCATAACCAGACCGCCCCCAGAGCAGTGCTGCAGTCCGGGCCCTTGCGCCATGGGCCCTCTTCTCCTGTCCCATGCTGCCACCTGGTGGCCAATGGCATCCTGCAGGACAGGCCCACTCGCCACAGGGTCCCTGTGAGGATCCAGGGTTTCAGGCCCTGCCTGGCCCCCGGGGGCTCCTCATTCAGTACTGACATCTCCAGATCAACCTTGTCCGGATTGGTTACGCGGCCTCTGCTTGTCACCCTGCCCCTCACTTGCCCCCAGCTGTCCCCGAGTCCGTCACAGACCCCAGACCCTTGTCCTGTGTCCTCTGGGCACTCGGAGCTTCTCATCCACTTGGGTGTCTGTTTATAACAAATAGTCTGTAGTCCCCTTTGCTAGCATGAAATGAAATCCATGGATGATACAACCTACTTATACTCATAATTCCAAGAACATAGGAGAAATAACTTGTAATGAGGTCATCTGTAACAAAACAATGTGGCTTCATGGGTGAGACTGCTTCCGGCAAATTTGAGCCCCTCCCTGTCCCCAAAGGCCCAAGGGGTTCTGGTCAGTGGGACAGGCCTTGCTCTGATTGTGCTTTGATGGACCCATCATCTTCTTTAACTTAGTGGTCCTCTGGCTGCTTGCTGGGTCACCTGGAGAGTTGTTTAAAGGTGCTGTCCCTGGGCTGTGACATAGTCCAGACCCATGGAAGCAGGGTCCCGGGGGCAGGGCCTGGATATCTGCCCTTCTGAATCCCTCCGGCCCCAGTGGAGACCGTCTGCCCAGCATTTATTCCCCTTCCTCTgcatttttctcccagtctgcagAGTGCTGTGTAttggtttgatatgatttcaaatgcACTTTTTTATGACTTGAGTGAAGTTGTTTTAATCCACCTGCTTATGACAAAGACCAAAAACAGTTTTTTTGGGAAGAAAAGTTGTtttgatttaagaatgaagtgaGCTGTGTCAGGGTCACTCCCTAGCAACAGGACACTGGATGCCGGCTCCTGGTTGGTTAAGCCGAATCTCTCGAGAATCTCACCTCGACTAAATGTGGACTTTATTCCAGTCATCTCCCCTTGTGTGGGACAACAGTGTAATTAATCTGTCGTTTGTTTGGattatgttatttctttattggcTTATTATAAAGAGACATTATCCTGTATGCTATTGGCTTGAGCAATTATTGTAACTCCCGCCGTGAACCTGTGTTGAATAAACTATTGGCAAAGACAGTCTCAGTCTCTGAGCGTGATCTGCCGCCCCCTCCCGCAACAAAACAGCTGCCCCGACTGGAGGTGGGCTAGGTGCCCTCCTTTACTACATTTGGATTgcggtttttctttttccccaaacaCCAGCCCCCTGGAATCACATGCTGGTGAACGTCGCTCCTGCAGCCCTTCGCAGGCATTGTCAGTTACGGAATCCCCAACAATCTCTCGCAGTTGCTGAGGATTTGAGCCTCTCAATCCTGTCTTGCTCTGCTCACTCCTCCGGGTACCATTCTTGGTGACTTTGCTATGCACATGCCTAACCCATCCCACACCTTGACCTTCGTTCCCCTGGCCTCCTCCCCTCCTGTGGTGTTGCCCTCCACCTGCTTCAGTCAGTCACTGTCAAGGTTATCCCCTGGTCTTTGCAATACCAATAACTGCACTCCCTGCTCAGTTTCTATTTCAGGTGCCCCTGCCTCTGGCCATGTCCTGTCCCTCAGCTCGCTGCCTCTGGTGCCCAGCAGTTACTCAGGAACTGCTCTGGCCAACCGTCACAGTCCTGCACACATCCAGTCTAGCTGGCCTGGATCTACTGCACCACGGTTATGAACATTCCCTCGCTCACAGTCAAACCCCCTTCCCGTCCCACCCTCTCCCTCTCCACTTGCCCACTCAGCAGGGTGTGCTGACCTCATGTCAAGACCTCGCCTTGGGTGGGGCCTTAGTGCTGCCCATGACTTCTAGATTCCCAGGATGGGTGTCCTCCCATACTTTGAGATGGCTATTGTCACACTGCCCCTCCTGTCTtaccctctgggcctcagctctTAATTTCACTGAGAAACTGAATAGGTCAGAAAAAAACTACACATAGTCTTATCACCAAATCTATCAACCTGCCTTCATTTCCAGGTTTGTGTTTCTTCCTGTTGCCAGAGAGGACCTGTCTTCACGCATACCAATGGCAACCCTCCTCTATTACTTCTCCCCACATGAAGGCTTTGTCATCTCTTTCTGCAGTATCATGTTTTTATCTCTACTGCATCATTCTcagtgtaacagggaagagccaattttgactccatgttggatctgtttctttgacgttaacctttgcttttcgttgcttttgttattataatcatacataatggcctacCTCAGGGaaccctctgcctgaatgttaaagtgcctctgttcagctcacagggagacaatctgaccctgccaacctgtgaatggctgcaagaaagaagaaagtaacaCATCCCCTCAcggaggctggccattccaggagaCGTTTTGCAAGACTGATAGCCCTTttcactttacttcctcaccgcctctccctctctgattctataaaagaaagTGGCACCCAGATCCCTAATAAGACGGTTTTGGGGCACCccagtccaccatcttctccgtCTGCAGGCTTTCCGAATGTCATACTCCTTGCCTCAACGCCTCGTCTCCGATTTACTGGCCTGTGGTGCggcgagcagagcgagcttggactcggtaacttCATCAGCATTTACTCACGCTATAACGCCACCCATCTGTAAGCagagcacagcacagccaaagcCGCTCCCTTAGCACTAGCGCTGCAGGCTGCCCCTTGGCTCCTCAGGCCACTCTCCCCTCAGCTTTATCTCACCCTGAGCCCCAGGGGGCTCCCAGCCTTCTGTGTTCAGGTTGCATTTGGCTAACAGGGAGGGACAAATAGATTCTGCATTCATTAACATTCTAGGCATGGATCTTGTTTTGATGGAAAATTACCGTCaaaatgttcttaaaaaaaacccccaccaggtTCTATCAATTCATAACGTGTTTGTTTGGTTCTAATTTTCAGAGACGTGCAAATACCAAGATCACATTTGTTAAATTATGGAACTCATCCCCGCAATCTGCAAAGGCTCTGTTCTTCTAGTTTTTGAACATTTATTTGTGCCCTATGACCTTAGGTGCCCTCATGAAAATATGTGACATTCCGTTCTGGGACAGAAATACTAAGGTTATTAAATACTGAAGATTTCAGACAAATCAGTATGTCAGACTGTCTGATTCACCTTGTTAATGAGCCAGGACTGAAAATGGCTGCTTTTCTTGCAGAAACACTGAGAGTTCATTTGGTAGTCAAATTCTCTCAGCAGGACTCCTCCCCTGGGTAACTATCATATCGGAAAATGGAAAATTGTGGGTTTTAGCCAGTTTGTGTATGTGGTGTAGACAGAGTGCAGTGTTGTTCTTTGGTGTGTggcgtccagt encodes:
- the CIMAP1A gene encoding ciliary microtubule associated protein 1A isoform X2; this encodes MAQEVWVGTWRPHRPRGPIMALYSSPGPKYLIPPTTGFVKHTPNKLRAPAYSFHGAPMLLAENCSPGPRYSVNPKILRTGKDLGPAYSILGRYCTKTTLTPGPGDYFPEKSTKHVFDLAPSHSISARTKTFRVDSTPGPAAYMLPVVMGPHTVGKASQPAFSIKGRSKLGSFSDDLYKVTVTKPCAPIVTFGIKHSDYMTPLVVDVE
- the CIMAP1A gene encoding ciliary microtubule associated protein 1A isoform X1, whose protein sequence is MAQEVWVGTWRPHRPRGPIMALYSSPGPKYLIPPTTGFVKHTPNKLRAPAYSFHGAPMLLAENCSPGPRYSVNPKILRTGKDLGPAYSILGRYCTKTTLTPGPGDYFPEKSTKHVFDLAPSHSISARTKTFRVDSTPGPAAYMLPVVMGPHTVGKASQPAFSIKGRSKLGSFSDDLYKTPGPAAYRQTNVQLTKFKAPQYTMAARVEPPGDKTLKPGPGAHSPEKVTVTKPCAPIVTFGIKHSDYMTPLVVDVE